A genomic window from Silene latifolia isolate original U9 population chromosome Y, ASM4854445v1, whole genome shotgun sequence includes:
- the LOC141627759 gene encoding uncharacterized protein LOC141627759, with product MEDTVEQEGWLPKSYNRASIDLPCLKIQENLSFIVILAKGPGTYLGEMRSHNEVFWKLKSSITAYKTPIGASLYKLVYRKACHLPIELAYKAFWAIKALNIDLKLSGEKWILKIEELEEFRLHSYENSKIYKERTKMLHNKRIKEKALHKGDKVLLFNSRYRLFSGKLNSQWTGPFVITNVRNYGDFEIMSEDGNRFKVNGQRIKPYYEGAFVGEVEAIRLKLLPP from the exons ATGGAGGACACCGTGGAGCAAGAAGGATGGTTGCCAAAGTCctacaatcgggcttctattgacctaccatgtttgaagattcAAGAGAATTTATCattcattgtgatccttgccaaaggACCGGGAACATATCTTGGAGAAATGAGAAGCCACAATGAGGTATTTTGGAAGTTGAAATCTTcgat aacgGCCTACAAGACACCCATTGGAGCTTCACTTTACAAGCTAGTCTATAGAAAGGCTTGTCACTTGCCAATAGAGTTGGCATACAAggccttttgggcaatcaaagctctcaataTTGATCTCAAGCTAAGTGGAGAGAAGTGGATCTTGAAAAttgaagagttggaagaatttcgGCTTCACTCATATGAGAATTCAAAGATCTACAAAGAACGCACCAAAATGCTTCATAACAAGAGAATCAAGGAAAAAGcattgcacaagggagacaaagtccttctattcaactctcgATATCGGCTATTCTCCGGAAAGTTGAATTCACAATGGACGGGTCCTTTTGTGATCACAAATGTTAGGAactatggagactttgagataatGTCGGAAGATGGGAAtcggttcaaagtcaatggtcaacgGATCAAACCTTACTATGAAGGAGCTTTTGTAGGAGAAGTTGAGGCCATCCGTCTTAAGCTTCTCCCACCATGA